A genomic stretch from Eptesicus fuscus isolate TK198812 chromosome 15, DD_ASM_mEF_20220401, whole genome shotgun sequence includes:
- the RFK gene encoding riboflavin kinase, translating into MAGAGPRRRRVRGGGGVPPRRPAPIAFYSGRPRRSRGRGTASQSPGSFCWISSGRDLPRRLPARCAPARPAQRPPPASPGWSGGPGTTSTAAPPDLRTGPQPESRADVMKNLPYFCRGEVVRGFGRGSKQLGIPTANFPEQVVDNLPADVSTGIYYGWASVGTGEVHKMVVSIGWNPYYKNTKKSMETHIMHTFKEDFYGEILNVAIAGYLRPEKNFDSLESLISAIQGDIEEAKKRLDLPEHLKLKEDNFFQVPKSKIMNGH; encoded by the exons atggcgggggcggggccgaggcggAGGCGGGTTCGCG ggggtgggggggtccctccgcGAAGGCCCGCCCCCATCGCATTTTATTCCGGCCGGCCCCGCCGCTCCCGAGGCAGAGGCACAGCGTCCCAGTCGCCAGGCAGCTTCTGTTGGATCAGCAGCGGGAGGGACTTGCCGCGGCGTCTCCCGGCCCGTTGTGCTCCCGCCCGGCCCGCCCAGCGTCCCCCGCCCGCGTCCCCCGGCTGGTCCGGGGGTCCGGGCACCACCTCCACGGCGGCTCCTCCGGACCTGAGGACTGGGCCGCAGCCCGAGTCCCGAGCGGACGTCATGAAGAACCTGCCGTACTTCTGCCGCGGCGAAGTCGTGCGGGGCTTTGGCCGCGGCTCCAAGCAGCTGGGCATCCCCACCG CGAACTTTCCTGAACAAGTGGTAGATAATCTTCCCGCTGATGTATCCACTGGCATTTATTATGGATGGGCCAGTGTGGGAACTGGAGAAGTCCATAAGATGGTGGTGAGCATAGGATGGAACCCATACTACAAGAACACGAAAAAGTCCATG GAAACTCATATCATGCATACCTTCAAAGAGGACTTCTATGGGGAAATCCTCAATGTGGCCATTGCTGGCTACCTCAGACCAGAAAAGAACTTTGATTCTTTAG AGTCACTTATTTCAGCAATTCAAGGTGATATTGAAGAAGCTAAGAAACGACTAGATTTACCAGAACATTTGAAACTCAAAGAAGACAATTTCTTCCAGGTtccaaaaagcaaaataatgaatGGCCACTGA